In Salarias fasciatus chromosome 4, fSalaFa1.1, whole genome shotgun sequence, the DNA window CGGACATGGGATTTACAGACCTCTGGCTCTCTGACTTCTGCACTGGACAAGCGTGGAGAAGCAATAAAGCTCAAATTTAAAGTAAGTGTTTGCTTTTACTCCATCTTTACTTCTGTTTATGTATTTCTGCATCGATCTTGTTGATGCTTAATGTTACAGTCATAAGGAGCAGGAAAAAAGTGAGTGATGCACTAACTGTACTTCATCCAGTCATTAATTCATAATCAATGTGATGTCTGCTTGATGTTCAGAATTGAAAATCAGGCCTTTCCTCCCTGTTTAGTGAATTCAAGGGCAATTGTTTGGTATTATGTAATAAAGCAGTAAATCTCGGTCTATTATGTCTGTTTGAGCTTGAGTGATGTTTCTAATTGAGAGTTCTTATGTTCTGATCCAAATCAGCACagaataaagagagagaaactgagCTGGGTCCCAAAATGTAACTCTGTTATTatatctgaaaagaaaattagaaaattataggttgttttttttggatatttgttttgaagagtAGAAGTCCTTAAATGAAGACTGTAAAAACTGGGATGTTTTGTTCTGAATAATTTCTAGCGGATTTCTATATTTCGCCTGTTCTGCTTCTCAGTGCACATCCTGAACTACTGCTGTGAAGAGTACTTTTAATAAGAGTGCATTAATATTGCAGAAAGTTTCCTCTGGTGGAAATAAAGCCCAGAGGTCTGTGGATATTTGCTAAAGGTCACGTTTGCCAAACAGAAAATACTGTTCCTGTCAGGGTAAGTCTGAGACGTAGGATCAGAGGGATGAGGActgtgaaaactgaattttgcgGTAAATACGCTCAATGTGCAATCAAAGCACGGATTCATCAAATCTTAAtggaaaatatttctttttcatctcctGTATTAATAATCATGAAGCCTGGTTTGGGTGTGCTTGGATTGGCGGAGGATGTTAAAGGAGGATTTCAATGCATCTGTTTAAGTGGGGAGCCTGAATGTTAATGCGCTGACAAAGTTCTCTGCCATTTATTTCACATCTCAACAACGTGAGGTTATATTTTGCGTGCATCATCTTAATTGACCCTTTCTGTGAAGATTGAGCCATTTCTAGATCCATAGTTGTTGTTTACAAGTGTTTGTGTCTAATTATActtcatgttgtcatttttttttcttccttctgccCCAAAGATCAGGTGTCACAGCAATAGCGTCACAGGCCGGGGCTCGCTGAATAAAGATACGTGTGGATTTAGAGGGACAAAGCGGCACTCGAACCGGACGActcacaagaggaggaagaattcCGCCCTCTAATCTCAGGATCTCCGTTCGGTCCGTCTGAATGATCTGAGTTATCCCCGCCAAAGGCCACCTCGAGTCATGGAAGTACCTCTGTTTTGCATCAAGAATTTATTAGTCGATGAAACTTGATGTCATCATGGGTTCAAACGAGCTTTAAATGTTTGACTCCGTTCGCCTGATGATTCAGCTTTTCAAGGAGGGAAGCTGGGAACTGAGAGAGGCTCATAATGTAGGAGCCACAGGTGATTTGCATGTGGCTTCAGATCTGAGACGGGCCGAGCGCAGCCAGCATGGAACCGCAGACAGCCTCTTCAGTCTGGATTTACGTCAACAGCACGGAGCAAATGAACACTTCACATGACTTCAACACCACTGAATTGAGTGAAAACTCTGAAAAGTACCAGTCGTACGTCATCGGCCTCTTCCTGTCCTGTCTCTACaccatcctcctcttccccatCGGATTTATCGGGAATATCTTGATCTTGGTGGTGAACCTGAACCACAGAGAGAAGATGACCATCCCCGACCTCTACTTTGTCAACCTGGCCATCGCCGACCTCATCCTGGTGGCCGACTCGCTCATCGAGGTCTTCAATCTCAACGAGAAGTATTACGACTACGCCGTCCTGTGCACCTTCATgtctctgttcctgcaggtcaACATGTACAGCAGCATCTTCTTCCTCACGTGGATGAGCTTCGACCGATACGTCGCCCTGGCCaactccatcagcagcagcccccTGAGGACGATGCAGCACGCCAAGCTCAGCTGCGGCCTCATCTGGATGGCGTCCATCTTGGCCACCCTCCTGCCCTTCACCATCGTGCAGACGCAGCACAGGGGAGAGCTGCACTTCTGCTTCGCCAACGTCTTCGAGATCCAGTGGCTGGAGGTCACCATTGGCTTTCTGGTGCCCTTTTCCATCATCGGTCTGTGCTACTCCCTGATCGGCCGAATCCTGGTGAGGTCCCAGAAGCACCGGGGCCTGTGGCCGCGCCGGCAGAAGGCGCTGCGCATGATCGTGGTGGTGGTCCTGGTGTTCTTCATCTGCTGGCTGCCGGAGAACGTCTTCATCagcatccagctgctgcagggcaCCGCCGACCCGGCGCAGAGGACCGCCACCACCCTGTGGCACGACTACCCGCTGGCCGGCCACATCGTGAACCTGGCGGCGTTCTCCAACAGCTGCCTCAACCCCATCATCTACAGCTTCCTGGGGGAGACCTTCAGGGACAAGCTGCGTCTGTTCATCAAGCAGAAGGCCAGCTGGTCGGTGGTGAACCGCTTCTGCCACCACGGCCTGGATCTGCGCCTCCCGGTCAGGAGCGAGGTGTCGGAGGTGTGACTGCTGCAACAGAGACAATCGTCACAAAGCGGACTCCACAGACTTCTTCTTCATGTCAGAGTTATATATCAGTTTCCCTCAACTGTTATTTGGCTTTGTCGTATACAGTAGTTGTGCCGGCGTCTCAGTTAACTCACTCACTCCctgaacaaaaaagaagaaataccAAAGCACCCAGAATGTACGCCCACAGATGGATGAAAGTGActtatgtatctttttttttgtagataaaaaaaaatgcacatacagtacataaaagctattttcatgtttatctgtatttttgttttcattaggtgtgtttttttcccccccataccttaaatgttttaatgaattAGTATTGACAAGCGAAACCTCAGCACTTGAAACTGAAATACACACCATATACTATCACGAGGGGTTGGAACTGCTGCTGAAAAGGTTTACCTAGTggtctgatgtgtgtgtgtatgtgtgtaataTTTGTattactgtgaaaaaaaaaacagtgtagaGTGATACTGTTTAAagtctttgtaaaaaaaattgcactACTATGGAAATTCCTAGTCAATATTGTACTACTGGAAAAATATACCAGTCAataccattaaaaaaatcacagtaaTCCTCACAGTGCTGTGGAAAATCACAGTAAGCATTGTACTACAGTGGGAAATCACAGTAATACAGTATGTATGATCCTATAATTTCTAAGATAATGTGTAGTTTTACGGTACTTTGGAAAGTCAGAGTGAAGATTGTGATGCGGTAATAAGAATTACAAAACCCTCATAACGCAACAGCAGAACTGCTGCACTCTCTAACCCTATACAATCTGAAACAGATCAATTCCAAAAGTGCTCCGACGATATCAGGTATAAAACTTCTGAACAAATATTATacagaatatttaaaaaacCATAGTAACTacattgtgaaaacaaatattttcattaagaAATAAgtcccccacaaaaaaaaaaaaaaaaaaaagacaaatcataTCCATGTCAGTCCATCATATCGAACCTGTTCTTCAAACATTAGAATCTGATCACTTTGAACAGGgtcaaagaaaatacaaaaaatccAGTTTAATGGCATTAATCTCCAAAATCCATCTGTGTTTGTCCTCAAGCTGTAAGAGAGAATGACGGCTCATTTCTTAGATGACTGCGATCCACTGAGTTATTATCCCACTTGTCAGCTGCTGTTAGCCTGATGGTTCGGCAAAGAGGCAGGTGTTGTTTTGCCAGAAGGGTACAAGACTGAGTAAACACATCCTTCAGCGGCAACACCGTGAAGCTGTTGTTATCCAACAAATATGTTAAACAGAGATGAGCGTCACCGGATGTCAGAAATGGATCTTTTAGCTCaactctttcattcatttctgcaCACATCCCCCAGGTTGCAGTCATCTGTTGTGCACTAAACTTTTCTTGCAGGCCATCATGCAGAATGAGTTTCTTTTGCTGAAAACATGGACCCTCTCTGCCGGATGGATGaaaccagaaccagaatcaCCGTCACACTGAGGCTGACGGCCGTGCATCAGTACATAGACTCTGTGTATTGCCAGCCTGCGGTGGTTGTTTGTGCATGAGGCAGCCCGAGATAATGGCgtgactgggaaaaaaaaaaacacaaactgttatTCCAGCTGTAACAGTCCAAGCAGCCTGGGAAAGCAGTGCTGGGGATTATTTCAGTGATTGTTTATTAGAGCTGTGCAAAAAAATACAGAGCTGGTTGTGGTTCCCGATGCTGAAGACGTTTGCATCGCACTGGGACGATGGCAGTGGCTTCAAGTAGGTACAGCTTGTACGATTCATATGCAACACGCACTTTGGCGTGTGTGAAGGCTGTTTAATGTTCTCTGCACCGAGCGCAGTCGATGTCAGGACGTCACGCCGCACGAAAACAGGAAGACGCGCCAGTAATAATGCAATGAGAGCTGTCAAGTTCATTGATATAAACAAGCGACACCTCGACTCCAGAGCCGAGACCCTCCATGTCCAGTCCCCGGAGGAGAAGCCCAGGACATCTTTACATTACCCATACACATctgcacacatgtacacacacacacacacacacacacacacacacacacacacactgctgagatACTGTGAGAAGAGCCTGACAGTGAACTGTGTGAACAGCTGAGCCTACTGAGCAAGGTTAAAGGTTTGTGGTGACTGACGTCACAAAAGGAAAACGGGTGTGACTTTCCCCCCGTTGCTTACATTCACCGCTTCCTCTAGATGATGCCGAATGCAACGTTAACTGtcggagcaaaaaaaaaaaaaagaaatattaacTGAAATGACTAAACCGAACACAAAGGATACATAATTCCTAATAATACATAAGTTGTGTCTGTAATTATGTGTGCAAAACAGTGATCAGATGAAAACTTCCTGCAATCTACACAAGGAAAAACTTTCTAACAGGTTTAGGCTGTTTCCAACAATTTCAATACAGCTGAAAAGCTCATTTCTCCCATGGTGTTTTTGctatgttttctttaaaaaacactaaaacaaacTACGAAGTGACAGAGTGcattaaaatatcaaagaaagaaagaaagccagaaaagaTGTGAGCGTCCTCAAATGAAATCTTTGCCTAATGTGAGGAAGGTGTTGGACATCATCTCACTGTAagctgtgtgtgggtggagcgTGTCAAAGTAATTACAACTGGATTGTCCGGGCCTTATGGATAATTATAAGGCAGTGCACTCGGTGGACCTCAGCAGCTGAATAATGGACTGGACGTATAATTGCATTTGTACATTAAAATcctttacaggaaaaaaaaaaaaaaaaaaaaaaaaaaaaaagggagagtgGTACAGAGCAGATTAGCCTCCCAGAGACAGGATTAGAGGGAGTGGAGGTCCAAGTGCTTCAGCAATGATCGCAAAAATCAAACAACTCATGGTTAAATCATTGGAAAATGAAAGTATTGCTGTTTGTGGATGGAGTCAACAGAAGCAGCTTCATCGAAGAGGGAACAACTGAAGCATTACAActgtaaacaaaccaaaaaaacatttccacatgCAGTCTAACGAGCTGATATTacatactgtattttacatTATTCTAACCTACTTCATCATTCCCACTGGACCTCGTTACAGGATTTTGTAAAATAGGAGGGACCCTCTGTGAATTCATTCATGTAACCCAAATTCTGCACAGTATGACTTAGTATACAGTTTAAATGAACTGGGATTCTTTTGCTGTATTTTACAAGACACAGTACAAACTAAGTTGACATCAATTCACACGAAGAAAACTACAAACGTGACCAACTTGAGCATGACCACAAGTCCCCCGCAAGTAAAATGTCACACATTTCACAGCCCTCCCACGCCTCAGATATCCTCAAATATAAATGTAGCACAATCAGAGATGCTCTCATAAATATAACCTTTTAAATTAGCCCAAAAGTGTGAAATCTGTGTCCAACTTTGAGAATTATTCTGAGTTCTCTTTTAATAAAGCCGATGGATATTCTACATAATGCAATATATTACTTATATCTtatactatatatataaaaaatgtgtttcttcatGAGGAAAGCTATGAAAAAGGCAGCATATGTAGGACTAAAGCTGAGATGTCGCACATTGTGGGTGCGTACGTCAATTCTTCAGTTGTTTACTCAAAACTTTTGGCACCATTTAACTGCAAAAATGAGGACGGAATAATTTTCAACAGGCGCCACCTGTTGCGCTCCGATTGAGACTCCTTCACATTACTTTACTTTGTAAACAAGAGAAAATGCCATTTCAATGATGATGAAAGGGCTGTGCAATGGTGCAGTGGTTACTACTCTCCTATTAGAATAAACTCAGTCTGAGTCCAGGATGAGCTGACTGTACCTCATAATCTCCTATTAGAACAACGACATGTTTAAATTgcttcattgtttgtttgttgtatttttgggtgtgtgtgtgtgtgtgtgtgtgtgtgtgtgtgtataacacGATGTTCTGGATGGATTTCCTTTTTCATTATGAAGCACATTCTCTTCTTcctcatactttttttttttttcaaatccctAGTTAGTGTTTGTTTGAGCAGCTGCATGACCTTGTCGGAGCAGACTAATCCACTTTCAATGTACAGTACAAAAGTGAACCCAACCAATGGACGATGTGAAAGTTTACTGCAGTGTCGCCAAATCACACTGAATCCCGGGACTAATATAGTGTGAAAGCACTCTAATTTGCCCTTaggtgtgaacgtgtgtgtgtgtgtgtggttggttgTTTGTGTCCCTGTCACGGGCGAGTGACCTGTCCAGATGCACTGTGCCTATTGTCACCTTGGATCAGCTGCAGAATCCTGCAACTCTGAGTTAGATTAAACAGTACAAGACTGATTAAAGGGAGGATGATTCACATGCTTTTAGTCCATACATTATTAAGAGAAAATcttaaacttaaaaataaaaggaaacagtttattttaatatatattttgaataGAATTGAAATTTGTAAGTTATATCAGATAAGATAACATAAGATAATACTTGATTTGTTCCACAATGGGGAAATTTACATTGAGAAAAATAGTAagtattaaaaacaataacaacagtaacaacaactaaaaaaaaaagataataacaTGACAGTATTGAGCATTATATCATGATAATGTTGGTAGTGATTGTAAATATACCAGAATTCACAGAATTGATAAATGAATAATGTAATTTGCATACAAGGGAACAGTGATGGACATTAAAGAGTGCTGTGTGTCAAACTTTCCAGTTTTGAGGGTTACGTAACACACTAGGTTTTCACAATTACAGAAAACATCCGTGGAAAAAAATGGGATTCATGCATTTTGAATAAACCTGTTgagtgttttaatttttcaaaacgTGTAACATCAAAAACTGTAACATCAATTCACTGTAAAAAGACAAGACAGTGAGGATGCTGCTGTAaatggtgtgaggtgtgtgtgtgtgtgtgtgtgtgtgtgtgtgtgtgtgtgtgtgtgtgtgtgtggtcgttGCACCGCCCCCTCGCGGCCGCTCTTAGCGCCTGCAGTGCGCTGGCACGCAGGCGGACGTGCATGCACGCGAGCAACAGATCCGAGCGCATGCGCACTTCattgttttgactgaaaatgcCGTCGGTTTCGAAAACGGCGGCCAATGCGTCTCCTCAAACCGAGAAACCTACCCACTATACGTGAGTAAAGCCGCCGCGCGCAAACTACTGGGCGGCTCGTCCCGGGACGCTCCGCGGCGACGTGCGGCTCCGCGCGGCTGCAGTTTGCAGCATTCCTCCGCTGTGCGTGCGTTAACAAACATGGAGCTTTTCCTGGCTTTGTGACTACCTAACGTTACATAGCAAACAGCACGCTAACGACGCCTGCGCCAGGGCAGGAAACACGCACGTTCTAAAAGCGCTAAAATTGGCGGGGCGGTCGCTACCGGAGCCTTTTGCGACTGTTTCTAAGAGTTGGCGGCCGGGTTTGATCAATTTGTTGAATATTATTCCGTCAACTCGGCGTGCTAAACGACTAGCCAGGAACTCGCTAACCAGTCTTTGCTTGTAAATAGCTCGGCCTTATTTTGAGTTCCTCTCCCGCTACGCACATTTATTGACGTACGTCCACGAGCGTCGAGCGTCCGCTACGCCCGAAATCCCGCGCAGTGCTGTTTGGGAATGTCGAGCTAACGTTAGTGACCCAAAATAATAAATGGCATGGCTGCAGAGCTGTGGCGGCGCAGCACGACACCCGCGGtgaactttttcttttgttttggggCTCATTTCTCAGTAGATGCACTACTTTTCTTGTTGTTCCAGATACTTGAAGGAGTTCAGGACAGAGCAGTGCCCGTTGTTCCTCCAGCACAAGTGTACGCAGCACAGACCCTTTACGTGCTTTCATTGGCATTTTCTCAACCAGCGACGAAGGCGACCCATCAGAAGAAGAGACGGGACCTTTAACTACAGCCCGGACGTCTACTGCACCAAATACGACGAGACCACAGGCATCTGCCCCGATGGAGACGAGTGAGTCCCAGATGTAATCTCTGCATTCCTGTAGACTCCTGAACGGCTCTGTGAAGTCTGCATTGTTTACCTCCGAAGCTGCAGCATGAGTCAACCTTAAAGCTGAACTCCACATAGTTCAATTGTTTAGTGGATTATCGCCTTTAACCCTCCATGATCATcagcttgttgtgttttgtttgtggatTTTCACTTCAGGCAGCATCTCAGACTTTTGGAAAGACTGGACAAACTGTTTGATGGCTTTTAAAATCGACATAATTTCATTGATAAAGCAATATGATGACTTTTCACTGCACTTGGTGACTGACAAACTCTTTTTTACACGCAACATCTGTAAACACGTTTATTTTTGTGTACATGGGCACATTTCATTATCGAAAAACTTTTTGTAAGTCTTAGTGTTTTCAATATAAACAAAAACCTCTGTAAAGAAATTTGTGTCAGAAGTTGAAGTATTTCTGTTGGGTGATTGATTTGGAGGGAAAGTAATCTACATCCTAAAtctgtgagtgtctgtgtgtgagaggtttGATGCTCTGCTGTTCACTTCTCATGGGTATATTATACAATGATTTTATCGTGCTTTGACTTGCTGAAAGTGGATGGTGTTCATCTGAGTGAATTGTGGGTATTTTTCACCCAGATTTGAAAGGTATAACTAGATGTATGTTTCCATAAACTGAGAAGTAATTGTGGCCTTCAGCATGTTCAGCGCAAATCAAATCCTGTttgtttcccccttttttttcagctcaaagtaaatacactgaattgCACTCTTTCCTTATAAACTGTCACGTGAGTGATTCAGTACGTATTTCTTTGCGTTAATGAGATGAAAAACGTACAATGAGTGGGTGCTTTTACCTACAAATTCATCAATGTTCAGTATTTTTGCTGTGTGGATATATAACATGCTGGTGAATCTTGTTCATGATTGGACGGTTGTTATGAAGGGTATTAGGGGCCAGTGTAActtctgtttgctttgttcGTTTTGTAGATGTGTTACACACTCAGAGTTCTGGTTACACGTTTGATTGGGCAGGTATGCTTACACCGTGAAGGCTGTATACGGGGTGAACTTGACGGTACTGACTGTCTGGTGACTGCACCTGTTATTCTCCGAGGGGCTGACAGTGGCATTCCCATTTACCGCTGCAGTTGGTATCAATAGACGACAACCTGCGTATGTGTCAGggatttaaaaatgacagcGCGTCTAATTGAAAGCTTGATGGAAACGGAACTATTCAACTATTGAAAAATGAACTGCAGTCCTCACAATTCCTCCTCTGCTAATGGAGGCTATTTTTGTATGACCTTATGTGTTGCTATAGCAACTGTTGCTACTCAAGAAAGAGAAATTTGGTTTATTCAAGAGGCTTATTGGTCGTGCATTTCTTCAGGCATTGCTACTGTGTCGGCTCCGCATCCACAAGAGAATCGCTTTTgtaaaaaatgcatgaaaccCCGCTACTTTTTATTAAACGGACTCTCGCTGTAGCTTTTTAATGAACTCTGTGGCTTCATGTGAAACACTCTGGTAAAGCAGTGCAACTTTCAGTCGTACTTCACAGCACAGAAAGACAACACAGTTAAAAAcaatgctccttttttttttttttttttttttagaaattctTATTGAAGTGAATGAGGTCTTGTTTTGTGAAAAGACTGAAATGCTGTCCTCTTGTTTCCTCAGCTGTCCTTATTTACACCGGACCACTGGTGACACAGAGCGCAAGTACCATCTACGATATTACAAGACTGGCACTTGTATCCATGAGACGGATGCTCGAGGGCATTGTGTGAAGAATGGCCTGCACTGTGCTTTTGCTCACGGGCCACATGATCTGCGACCTCCGGTCTATGATATCAGGTGACCGACGACGCAAATGCTGGCCCCTTTGCAACGCTCCACGACAATTAAATCATCCGTTTTAGACATGCGTACATGGGTCAGGCAGAATCTCAGTGCTGTGCTGTTTGCTCTGTGGGTTTCGGGGCTTGGCTCTGTGTAGTTCAGATAAAATAAGAACCAGGAAATGCTGGATAAACACACTTTATTAGGTTACAGAGTGAATAAGGTCAGCTAATAGCAGACAGTTCATTTTTATAAGCAGTGGACACTTTGTATATAGTTAATGAATTGCATTaagctgctttattttttgaTAGGATTGCTTCAGTTATATCAGTCAGCAATTTATTGAAAGTAATAAGTTAATGTGAATTAACAGATACTTTTTCAggtgttttaaaaatgcaaagttcagttttctgtgTACTTCCtgtgtgaaatatttaatttacCTCCCTGTGCACAGAGAGATACAAGCACAAGAGGCCCTCCAGAATGGACAGCTGGGGTCTGGGGAAGGGATTCCTGACTTGCAGCCTGGTGTGCTCGCCAGCCAAGCTATGATTGAGAAAACTCTAACAGAAGACCCCCGGTGGCAAGGTGAGGGTCCCGGTGGAAATACTGCTGATTACATGCCAAGCTAAACAAACGGCAAACTTTTTATCTTTTCTAAAAAAGACTAAAGAACGTTAACCATAATTGACTGCTCCCTTTTGCAGATACCAACTTTGTTTTAGCCAATTACAAAACAGATCAGTGTACTAAGCCCCCAAGACTATGCAGACAAGGCTATGCCTGCCCCCACTATCACAACAGCAGAGATCGAAGGAGAAATCCACGGAAATTCAAGTATAGGTGAGTCCTGCTTCTGAAAAGTCATCCACGTAGGTGACGAGCCTCGTGATTTAAAGTCCTGATTGTTGCGAACGCAGGTCAACTCCATGCCCGAATGTGAAGCACGGGGACGAGTGGGGGGAGCCGTCCAAGTGTGACAGTGGGGACAGCTGTCAGTATTGTCACTCTCGCACTGAGCAGCAGTTTCACCCGGAGGTGAGTGAACACTCACGTCTCCCATCTCATCCATTTGCAGTTTTTTAACCGCGTGACTTGACTCTTGACTCTGTAGCTTCTTTTATTAAATGTCTCCTTGAAATTCCATGTCAttgactttcttttcttttccttgatCTAAGATCTATAAATCTACCAAATGCAATGATATGCGACAAACTGGATACTGTCCCAGAGGGCCGTTTTGTGCGTTTGCACATGTAGAAAGTAAGTCTGTTTATCCATTTTTCTGCACTTTCCtgcattttctcatttatttctttaactCTGCTCAGCTGGTTGATTTCGTCACGGGTCTGTCAAGGTTATTGTTGCTGGATgcttttgatcatttttttttttcccgtgcTATTCTTCCAATCCTTGTAGGAATCCCGTCGACAGAAGAGACCATGAGCTCTTTGCTCACGGCGATACAGTCGAGTTCGCAGTCCCAGCTGGGCTCTCAGCAGTATTCGGAGTGTCCGGTCTCCGACTGGAACAGTGGAGGAAACTCCACCAGCATCGCATCCAGTAGCAATGGACAAGTAGGaagtgtatgttttttttttttttgtttgtttttgttttttaatgctttctCACTGTGACATTTATGTAAATCCAAAACCAGCTGCTGGATTTTCAACTGCTTCAAATCCATTTGTTGACATGTTGTTTGCCttgcttcagtttttgttgttttgtttttttttttttttaatccatgtcttttttttctaatttgattTCTACATTTAATAAGAGCTAGAACAAAGCTTCAGAAGATGTTCCTTGAATGCAGTTAGTCTCCATTCAGTCTCTGtggtttttgtttgctttgtttatgtttatttgtCGATCATCATTTCATTAAGACCATGTTCACTTTTCTTTCTCAGGTTTCATGTTCTAATAGCTCGACTTTAACGCCCAGCTCAGGAAGCGACAGTTTGTTATCCCCAGTGGGATCCATCAGCAGGCCCAAATCCATAACTAATCATAGTTTATGTTCAGAGTCCACCACATCCAGTGTCTCGTCTCTGACGTCTAACTATCCCAAAGCTCCGGGCTTTGAACGAGAGGATCAGGTACACAGACTGCTCTCTCTTAGCTTTagaaagagacacacacacacacactcaaaacacatttatttagacTTCTTGTTCTTTGTCTGTCATTCATTATTTaccatttcattttatttgatcCTCGGAGTCATTTTTGCATGAATTTTATAGATTTTCTATCATTTCATTGGTTCCATGTTTGTGAAACTGTGTTACTGAGTTACAATATGCTGTAAAAACCTCAAGAGCTATGTAAAATAGTAAGTAGTTACTGTTTTGGAGGTACTGCTAA includes these proteins:
- the gper1 gene encoding G-protein coupled estrogen receptor 1: MEPQTASSVWIYVNSTEQMNTSHDFNTTELSENSEKYQSYVIGLFLSCLYTILLFPIGFIGNILILVVNLNHREKMTIPDLYFVNLAIADLILVADSLIEVFNLNEKYYDYAVLCTFMSLFLQVNMYSSIFFLTWMSFDRYVALANSISSSPLRTMQHAKLSCGLIWMASILATLLPFTIVQTQHRGELHFCFANVFEIQWLEVTIGFLVPFSIIGLCYSLIGRILVRSQKHRGLWPRRQKALRMIVVVVLVFFICWLPENVFISIQLLQGTADPAQRTATTLWHDYPLAGHIVNLAAFSNSCLNPIIYSFLGETFRDKLRLFIKQKASWSVVNRFCHHGLDLRLPVRSEVSEV
- the unkl gene encoding putative E3 ubiquitin-protein ligase UNKL isoform X1, with protein sequence MPSVSKTAANASPQTEKPTHYTYLKEFRTEQCPLFLQHKCTQHRPFTCFHWHFLNQRRRRPIRRRDGTFNYSPDVYCTKYDETTGICPDGDDCPYLHRTTGDTERKYHLRYYKTGTCIHETDARGHCVKNGLHCAFAHGPHDLRPPVYDIREIQAQEALQNGQLGSGEGIPDLQPGVLASQAMIEKTLTEDPRWQDTNFVLANYKTDQCTKPPRLCRQGYACPHYHNSRDRRRNPRKFKYRSTPCPNVKHGDEWGEPSKCDSGDSCQYCHSRTEQQFHPEIYKSTKCNDMRQTGYCPRGPFCAFAHVERIPSTEETMSSLLTAIQSSSQSQLGSQQYSECPVSDWNSGGNSTSIASSSNGQVGSVSCSNSSTLTPSSGSDSLLSPVGSISRPKSITNHSLCSESTTSSVSSLTSNYPKAPGFEREDQIKNKGQVDQKLLDQEKQTQNTVFSSVNPLATSFTSSITSSLASSIGSDSSSPTTLSTMNAKATPFYPGSNTVESVIDLFCFPSGSALDLNFSDINVASLDKELEEQDSHVGLASQRVLGGSAPVNIPGSLARSSSFNSSSSLSTSPLSSLSQSLSQSLLSGTVSQQNQPSNLLAKQEHGLLGTPTSSSQNSLGLNGGANNIWDFVSGSFSPSPSPVFSSLTSTTSSADLARLFRELDEAKRKIKQWEEAWHQVKQACEACQKDAHEAKEQAKSAEAERQLAEQKWEETERKLKELQGDFDVLCRTPGTPLLRSYGELDQLPLSKLHSIQSQLRNDLDVIDGVIYQLQSKKCIVCQKHDRCIVLQPCQHYVLCENCAPSKTECPYCRTKILKW
- the unkl gene encoding RING finger protein unkempt homolog isoform X3, giving the protein MPSVSKTAANASPQTEKPTHYTYLKEFRTEQCPLFLQHKCTQHRPFTCFHWHFLNQRRRRPIRRRDGTFNYSPDVYCTKYDETTGICPDGDDCPYLHRTTGDTERKYHLRYYKTGTCIHETDARGHCVKNGLHCAFAHGPHDLRPPVYDIREIQAQEALQNGQLGSGEGIPDLQPGVLASQAMIEKTLTEDPRWQDTNFVLANYKTDQCTKPPRLCRQGYACPHYHNSRDRRRNPRKFKYRSTPCPNVKHGDEWGEPSKCDSGDSCQYCHSRTEQQFHPEIYKSTKCNDMRQTGYCPRGPFCAFAHVERIPSTEETMSSLLTAIQSSSQSQLGSQQYSECPVSDWNSGGNSTSIASSSNGQVGSVSCSNSSTLTPSSGSDSLLSPVGSISRPKSITNHSLCSESTTSSVSSLTSNYPKAPGFEREDQIKNKGQVDQKLLDQEKQTQNTVFSSVNPLATSFTSSITSSLASSIGSDSSSPTTLSTMNAKATPFYPGSNTVESVIGSALDLNFSDINVASLDKELEEQDSHVGLASQRVLGGSAPVNIPGSLARSSSFNSSSSLSTSPLSSLSQSLSQSLLSGTVSQQNQPSNLLAKQEHGLLGTPTSSSQNSLGLNGGANNIWDFVSGSFSPSPSPVFSSLTSTTSSADLARLFRELDEAKRKIKQWEEAWHQVKQACEACQKDAHEAKEQAKSAEAERQLAEQKWEETERKLKELQGDFDVLCRTPGTPLLRSYGELDQLPLSKLHSIQSQLRNDLDVIDGVIYQLQSKKCIVCQKHDRCIVLQPCQHYVLCENCAPSKTECPYCRTKILKW
- the unkl gene encoding putative E3 ubiquitin-protein ligase UNKL isoform X2, whose protein sequence is MPSVSKTAANASPQTEKPTHYTYLKEFRTEQCPLFLQHKCTQHRPFTCFHWHFLNQRRRRPIRRRDGTFNYSPDVYCTKYDETTGICPDGDDCPYLHRTTGDTERKYHLRYYKTGTCIHETDARGHCVKNGLHCAFAHGPHDLRPPVYDIREIQAQEALQNGQLGSGEGIPDLQPGVLASQAMIEKTLTEDPRWQDTNFVLANYKTDQCTKPPRLCRQGYACPHYHNSRDRRRNPRKFKYRSTPCPNVKHGDEWGEPSKCDSGDSCQYCHSRTEQQFHPEIYKSTKCNDMRQTGYCPRGPFCAFAHVERIPSTEETMSSLLTAIQSSSQSQLGSQQYSECPVSDWNSGGNSTSIASSSNGQVSCSNSSTLTPSSGSDSLLSPVGSISRPKSITNHSLCSESTTSSVSSLTSNYPKAPGFEREDQIKNKGQVDQKLLDQEKQTQNTVFSSVNPLATSFTSSITSSLASSIGSDSSSPTTLSTMNAKATPFYPGSNTVESVIDLFCFPSGSALDLNFSDINVASLDKELEEQDSHVGLASQRVLGGSAPVNIPGSLARSSSFNSSSSLSTSPLSSLSQSLSQSLLSGTVSQQNQPSNLLAKQEHGLLGTPTSSSQNSLGLNGGANNIWDFVSGSFSPSPSPVFSSLTSTTSSADLARLFRELDEAKRKIKQWEEAWHQVKQACEACQKDAHEAKEQAKSAEAERQLAEQKWEETERKLKELQGDFDVLCRTPGTPLLRSYGELDQLPLSKLHSIQSQLRNDLDVIDGVIYQLQSKKCIVCQKHDRCIVLQPCQHYVLCENCAPSKTECPYCRTKILKW